One region of Solanum pennellii chromosome 6, SPENNV200 genomic DNA includes:
- the LOC107022900 gene encoding protein PSY1, which produces MAAGFGIRHYLCMMFLLSIIFCVSARNFISISDDEMAMLQVEVKRSLLSVQLDDYGSPSANRNHYPGKPSKSKGGRG; this is translated from the exons ATGGCGGCTGGTTTTGGAATTCGACACTACTTGTGTATGATGTTTCTtctttcaattatattttgtgTTTCAGCACGAAATTTCATTTCAATCTCAG ATGATGAGATGGCAATGTTACAAGTGGAGGTGAAGAGGTCTCTGCTTTCAGTGCAGCTAGATGATTATGGTTCGCCTTCTGCCAACCGCAATCACTATCCTGGCAAGCCCAGCAAGTCCAAAGGTGGACGTGGCTAA